The following proteins are co-located in the Rippkaea orientalis PCC 8801 genome:
- the holA gene encoding DNA polymerase III subunit delta: MPVYLFWGEDDFAIAQAVQKRRDSILDPNWIEFNYHKIPGDQSDAMVEALNQAMTPVFGFGGRLVWVVESIICQQCSDSLLAQLERTLPAIPDISHLLLTSSKKPDRRLKSTKLLEKYATIQEFSPIPPWNTDELMAQVQRMASEIGLKLTLKATELIAESVGNNTRQLRHELEKLHLYSNNQTKALDVDIIATLVNANTQNSLQLAQVIRQGNSDRALQLITDLISRNEPALKIVATLVGQFRSWAIIKLTIESGEKDEKVIAQAADIANPKRLYFLRKELQPFSGQQLLGTLPILLDLELSLKRGSHPLETLQTKIIELCQVFAK, from the coding sequence ATGCCTGTCTATTTATTTTGGGGTGAAGATGATTTTGCGATCGCACAAGCTGTTCAAAAACGACGGGACTCTATCCTAGATCCTAACTGGATTGAGTTTAATTATCATAAAATTCCTGGCGATCAGTCTGATGCGATGGTTGAAGCGTTAAATCAAGCGATGACTCCTGTTTTTGGGTTCGGAGGGAGACTGGTGTGGGTGGTGGAGTCTATTATCTGTCAACAGTGTTCTGACTCCCTGTTAGCACAACTTGAGCGAACCCTTCCCGCTATTCCTGATATATCCCATCTGCTGCTGACTTCGAGTAAAAAACCCGATCGTCGGCTTAAATCTACCAAATTACTGGAAAAATACGCAACAATTCAGGAGTTTTCTCCTATTCCTCCCTGGAATACTGACGAATTAATGGCTCAAGTTCAACGCATGGCCTCAGAAATTGGACTAAAATTAACCCTCAAAGCTACTGAATTGATCGCGGAATCCGTGGGTAATAATACGCGACAGTTAAGGCATGAATTAGAAAAACTACACCTTTACAGTAATAATCAAACAAAGGCTTTAGATGTTGATATTATTGCTACTTTAGTTAATGCCAATACTCAAAATAGTTTACAACTTGCTCAAGTCATTCGTCAAGGCAATAGCGATCGCGCTTTACAATTGATTACAGATCTTATTAGTCGTAATGAACCAGCGTTAAAAATTGTTGCTACATTGGTGGGACAATTCCGTAGTTGGGCAATTATTAAGTTAACCATTGAATCCGGGGAAAAAGATGAAAAAGTCATTGCACAAGCAGCCGATATTGCTAACCCGAAACGTCTCTATTTTTTGCGAAAAGAATTACAACCTTTTTCGGGACAACAACTCTTAGGCACTTTACCCATTTTATTAGACTTAGAATTGAGTCTAAAACGAGGTAGTCATCCCTTAGAAACCTTACAAACTAAAATCATTGAATTATGCCAAGTGTTTGCTAAATAA
- the aroB gene encoding 3-dehydroquinate synthase translates to MSIIIPVKLPHTSYNIAIAPGSLSQLGSHLEPLKLGQKILIISNPEIFNYYGDVVVNSLKKSGFEVFTHLIPAGEAYKTLDSIAQVYDTALEHRLERSSTMIALGGGVIGDMTGFAAATWLRGINFVQVPTSLLAMVDASIGGKTGVNHPQGKNLIGAFYQPRLVFIDPSVLKTLPVREFRAGMAEVIKYGIIWDKALFEQLEQAKTLDHLNSLNDELLQTIITRSCQAKVDVVSQDEKESGLRAILNYGHTIGHAIESLTGYETINHGEAVAMGMVAAGKIAIKLSLWTQEETIRQDQLIDKVGLISTIPKTLDIDQVIESLQSDKKVKSGKVRFILPTSIGKVIISDQVSSEIIKSVMIHQVNK, encoded by the coding sequence ATGTCAATTATTATTCCTGTTAAGTTACCCCATACTTCTTACAACATTGCGATCGCCCCTGGTAGTCTTTCTCAGTTAGGAAGCCATCTAGAACCCCTCAAATTAGGTCAAAAAATCCTGATCATTTCTAACCCTGAAATTTTTAACTATTATGGTGATGTAGTTGTCAATTCCCTCAAGAAATCAGGTTTTGAAGTATTTACCCATCTTATTCCGGCCGGAGAAGCTTACAAAACTCTAGACTCCATCGCCCAAGTCTATGATACCGCCTTAGAACATCGGTTAGAAAGGTCATCAACAATGATAGCCCTAGGGGGAGGGGTCATTGGGGATATGACGGGGTTTGCTGCGGCAACTTGGCTAAGGGGAATCAATTTTGTTCAGGTGCCCACCTCTCTATTAGCCATGGTAGATGCTTCTATTGGGGGTAAAACAGGGGTCAACCATCCCCAAGGAAAAAACCTCATTGGAGCCTTTTATCAACCCCGTTTAGTGTTTATTGATCCTTCGGTGTTAAAGACGTTGCCTGTGCGGGAATTTCGGGCAGGAATGGCGGAAGTCATTAAATATGGCATTATTTGGGATAAAGCGTTATTTGAGCAATTAGAACAAGCCAAAACACTCGATCATCTTAATAGTTTAAATGATGAATTATTGCAAACCATTATTACCCGTTCTTGTCAAGCGAAGGTCGATGTTGTTAGCCAAGATGAAAAAGAAAGTGGTTTAAGAGCTATTTTGAATTATGGTCATACTATTGGTCATGCAATAGAAAGTTTAACCGGATATGAAACCATTAATCATGGTGAAGCGGTAGCAATGGGGATGGTAGCTGCGGGAAAAATCGCCATTAAATTATCATTATGGACACAAGAAGAAACCATTCGACAAGACCAGTTAATTGACAAAGTTGGATTAATTTCTACCATTCCTAAGACGCTAGATATTGATCAAGTGATTGAGAGTTTACAGAGCGATAAAAAAGTCAAAAGCGGAAAAGTTCGGTTTATTCTCCCAACGAGCATTGGTAAGGTTATTATTAGCGATCAAGTTTCTTCGGAAATTATTAAATCAGTTATGATTCATCAGGTTAATAAGTAA
- the corA gene encoding magnesium/cobalt transporter CorA — MNLRSLISPNTQDNNYLNYRHNDPGSMPGTLRIAQDAQPTQINLIDYTVDQAINYTHLTPQDCASYLKTKSVSWFDVSGLGSQDILEQLAGIFQLDPYLLEDVVNIPQRSKAQDFSEQLLIISQMAIPKHHEQGFWLEQVSLVMGTNYVISFQEEPSKDCFDLVRDRILNNKGKIRSQGTDYLTYALWDAIIDGYYLIIESFRDSIASLEEEVIFNASLTTLEKIYIQKKELLILHRAIWPQRNALEFLIEDNADLLDKKVRAGLKDCYDHTLQIIESIDAGNEVLEGLLNLYLSSISNKTNEVVKLLTIVSTIFIPLTFIAGIYGMNFNTEASPFNMPELNWYWGYPLCLGIMLGISLTSVFFFWRRGWFKQQIPRNNQQ, encoded by the coding sequence ATGAACTTACGATCCCTGATAAGTCCTAACACTCAAGATAATAATTATCTTAATTATCGTCATAATGATCCAGGCTCTATGCCAGGAACTTTGCGGATTGCTCAAGATGCTCAACCTACTCAAATTAACTTAATTGATTATACCGTTGACCAAGCTATTAACTATACTCATCTAACACCCCAAGATTGTGCTTCTTATCTTAAGACTAAATCGGTTTCTTGGTTTGATGTTTCTGGATTAGGAAGTCAAGATATTTTAGAACAATTGGCTGGAATTTTTCAATTAGATCCCTATTTATTAGAAGATGTCGTTAATATCCCCCAACGATCTAAAGCTCAAGATTTTTCTGAGCAATTATTAATTATTAGTCAAATGGCAATCCCTAAACATCATGAACAAGGATTTTGGTTAGAACAAGTCAGTTTAGTAATGGGAACAAATTATGTTATTTCTTTTCAAGAAGAGCCCTCAAAAGATTGCTTTGACTTAGTGAGAGATCGGATTCTTAATAATAAAGGAAAGATTCGCAGTCAAGGAACAGATTATTTAACGTATGCTCTTTGGGATGCCATTATTGATGGTTATTATCTAATTATAGAATCCTTTAGAGACAGCATTGCCTCCTTAGAAGAAGAGGTTATATTTAATGCTAGTTTGACAACATTAGAAAAAATTTATATACAAAAAAAAGAGCTACTTATTTTACATCGAGCCATCTGGCCACAACGGAATGCCTTAGAATTTTTAATTGAAGATAATGCAGATTTATTAGACAAAAAAGTTCGTGCTGGCTTGAAAGATTGTTATGATCATACCTTACAAATTATTGAAAGTATCGATGCTGGAAACGAAGTTCTCGAAGGCTTATTAAATCTTTATCTATCTTCGATTAGTAATAAAACCAATGAAGTGGTTAAATTATTGACAATTGTTTCTACTATTTTTATTCCCTTGACGTTTATTGCCGGAATTTATGGCATGAATTTTAATACAGAAGCTTCTCCTTTTAATATGCCAGAACTTAATTGGTATTGGGGTTATCCTCTTTGTTTAGGGATTATGTTAGGTATTTCTTTGACTTCGGTTTTCTTTTTTTGGCGCAGGGGATGGTTTAAACAACAAATTCCTAGAAACAATCAACAGTAA